One genomic window of Anthonomus grandis grandis chromosome 3, icAntGran1.3, whole genome shotgun sequence includes the following:
- the LOC126733855 gene encoding ARL14 effector protein: MDSESSDEEYNPERSRTARKSASTPTPAYSTRRQAARNASKAISASSFDKSMENFNPDLSQRERRKISKKFSSGTTRKPSGALYDEKGIHIASGRDLCDCLSEKCPGCWFECIKCEGTKCGAECRVYRKYVVDSIEFHGYDITIKNPILRN; encoded by the exons ATGGATTCCGAAAGCTCTGACGAAGAATATAACCCGGAACGAAGCCGTACCGCAAGAAAGTCCGCCTCCACTCCAACTCCCGCCTACTCCACCAGAAG ACAAGCCGCGAGAAATGCCTCAAAAGCAATTAGTGCCTCTTCCTTTGACAAATCCATGGAGAATTTCAACCCGGATTTGAGCCAACGAGAAAGGCGAAAAATCAGTAAGAAGTTCAGTAGTGGGACAACTAGGAAACCTAGTGGGGCACTATATGATGAAAA ggGGATTCATATAGCTTCTGGCAGAGATCTTTGTGACTGTCTCAGTGAAAAATGTCCAGGCTGTTGGTTTGAATGTATTAAATGCGAAGGCACAAAGTGCGGAGCAGAATGTAGAGTTTATAGAAAGTATGTTGTGGATTCCATAGAGTTCCATGGGTATGATATTACTATTAAGAATCCTATTTTAAGAAACTAG
- the LOC126733854 gene encoding phospholipid phosphatase 5, whose product MELVDHVAELLLRIILYIIFLWLDQQTPFIRHIEEEELWMYRYPLMPSIVPKWCLFFLLIFIPTVIFLAEYAVNQRYKDIVKGFYALTLVYMLSGIFTVTLKLLVGRPRPNFFLRCFPDGYGTDINHCTGEYKGHMDARKSFPSAHSTFAFSGMYFMSLRMCKLFRIKERGRFKGWKCLLISIPVIIAVLIGVSRTCDYHHHYSDVFGGAILGLLIAHVVYYAFYWTEGLSDEEVQKSLANIRERLENF is encoded by the exons ATGGAGCTGGTGGACCATGTAGCGGAACTATTGCTTAGAATTATTCTATATATAATATTCTT GTGGTTGGACCAACAAACTCCCTTCATCAGACAcatagaagaagaagaattatGGATGTACCGATACCCTTTGATGCCCTCGATCGTTCCAAAGTGGTGTctctttttcttattaatatttatacccACCGTCATATTTCTCGCTGAATATGCGGTAAACCAGAGGTACAAGGACATCGTAAAGG gcTTTTATGCCCTCACACTGGTTTACATGCTAAGTGGGATATTCACAGTAACACTCAAGTTATTAGTGGGAAGACCAAGGCCTAATTTCTTTTTGAGGTGCTTTCCTGATGGGTATGGGACCGATATTAATCATTGTACAGGGGAGTATAAAGGACACATGGATG CAAGAAAAAGTTTTCCTAGTGCCCACTCCACTTTTGCCTTTTCCGGCATGTATTTCATGTCCCTAAGAATGTGCAAATTGTTCAGGATTAAAGAACGGGGACGATTTAAGGGCTGGAAATGCCTTTTAATTAGTATCCCCGTCATTATTGCGGTGCTTATTGGGGTGAGCAGGACTTGTGACTACCATCACCATTATTCTG ATGTGTTTGGAGGTGCAATTCTGGGATTGCTGATAGCCCATGTGGTCTATTATGCATTTTATTGGACAGAAGGTTTATCGGATGAAGAAGTCCAAAAATCATTGGCAAATATAAGGGAGCGGttagaaaacttttaa